In one window of Poriferisphaera corsica DNA:
- a CDS encoding NAD-dependent epimerase/dehydratase family protein: MRVFVTGHKGYIGAHLVDILKQAGHHVTGCDIGLYEGCEWDQCVMPDVDLVKDVRAITAKDLETHDCVMHLAAISNDPMGDINPEITHSINRDASIRIAQLAKTAGVGRYLFSGSCSVYGQGEKLDLEETDPLNPLTAYAKSKIDTELEVSKLADDGFTPSFLRNATAYGYSPMLRIDLVVNSLLGSAIAFNQIRIQSDGSPWRPLIHCKDIANAFYAFLHAPKEVIHNQAINIGGNSENYQVKDVADYVEHLMPNADIVFTGEVGHDPRNYRVKFDKLNDVLPEFKLEYDLKLGMDELHKAMIDHGFNEHDFNGSQFVRLRTLQKRLNKLDAFQIR; encoded by the coding sequence ATGAGAGTATTTGTAACGGGACATAAAGGGTATATCGGTGCTCATTTGGTGGACATTCTCAAACAAGCTGGACACCATGTTACTGGTTGTGACATTGGTTTATATGAAGGATGCGAGTGGGATCAATGCGTGATGCCTGACGTTGATTTGGTCAAAGACGTTAGAGCAATTACGGCAAAAGATCTCGAAACGCATGACTGTGTTATGCACTTAGCAGCCATATCAAATGATCCAATGGGCGATATTAACCCGGAGATTACACACAGTATAAATCGCGACGCGTCTATTCGCATTGCGCAGCTAGCAAAGACTGCAGGCGTGGGACGATACCTTTTTTCAGGTTCATGTTCTGTATATGGGCAGGGTGAAAAGCTAGATCTAGAAGAGACCGACCCACTCAATCCGTTGACTGCTTATGCAAAATCAAAGATTGATACAGAACTAGAAGTATCCAAGTTGGCTGATGATGGTTTCACTCCTTCCTTTCTGAGGAATGCAACGGCATATGGCTACTCTCCAATGCTGCGTATTGATTTAGTGGTAAATAGTTTATTAGGTTCAGCGATAGCTTTTAATCAAATCAGAATTCAAAGTGACGGCTCACCCTGGAGGCCACTTATTCATTGCAAAGATATTGCAAACGCGTTTTATGCTTTTTTGCATGCACCAAAAGAGGTAATCCATAATCAGGCGATTAACATCGGTGGCAACTCAGAAAATTATCAGGTGAAAGATGTTGCTGATTACGTTGAGCATCTTATGCCTAATGCAGATATTGTTTTTACAGGTGAAGTCGGGCACGATCCAAGAAATTATCGCGTTAAGTTTGATAAGCTAAATGATGTATTGCCGGAATTTAAATTGGAATATGATTTGAAGTTAGGAATGGATGAATTGCATAAAGCAATGATTGATCATGGTTTTAATGAGCATGATTTTAATGGAAGTCAGTTTGTACGTCTTCGAACATTACAAAAGCGATTGAATAAGCTTGATGCTTTTCAAATTAGATAA
- the rfbF gene encoding glucose-1-phosphate cytidylyltransferase, whose protein sequence is MSKPEDTPVFVLCGGLGTRLREETIRIPKPMVPIGSHPILWHIMRSYSHYGFKKFVLCLGYKADVIKSYFLNYTSMNSDFTVELQSNNVTVHSVDHDQDWDVTLADTGELTMTGGRLSRAASKYLGEAEDFAVTYGDGVCDIDLAEELRFHKKHGCIGTVLGVNPPSRFGELQLDGHIVKNFEEKPEFSENWINGGYFFFQRKFLKYLDHAEDLVLEKQPLIQLASDGELAIQKHHGFWQCMDTQRDRDALNRMWEQGKAPWNV, encoded by the coding sequence ATGTCGAAACCCGAGGATACGCCCGTTTTCGTTTTGTGTGGCGGTTTAGGCACAAGACTTAGAGAAGAGACGATACGTATTCCAAAGCCGATGGTTCCGATTGGGTCACACCCGATACTGTGGCACATCATGCGATCTTATTCGCATTATGGCTTTAAGAAGTTTGTTCTGTGTTTGGGCTATAAAGCTGATGTGATAAAGTCATACTTTCTAAACTATACATCTATGAATAGTGATTTTACAGTGGAATTACAATCAAATAATGTCACAGTTCATTCTGTGGATCATGATCAAGATTGGGATGTGACGCTAGCGGATACTGGTGAATTAACGATGACTGGTGGGAGATTGTCACGTGCGGCGAGTAAGTATTTGGGTGAGGCAGAAGATTTTGCTGTGACATATGGCGATGGTGTATGTGATATTGATCTAGCAGAAGAGTTGAGGTTTCACAAAAAACATGGGTGCATCGGTACGGTCTTAGGGGTGAACCCGCCATCTCGTTTTGGTGAGCTTCAACTGGATGGACACATTGTGAAAAATTTCGAAGAAAAGCCGGAGTTTTCAGAAAACTGGATTAACGGCGGCTATTTTTTCTTTCAACGGAAATTCTTAAAGTATCTGGATCATGCAGAGGATCTTGTGCTCGAAAAACAACCGCTTATTCAATTAGCTAGCGATGGTGAATTGGCAATACAAAAACACCATGGATTCTGGCAATGTATGGATACGCAAAGAGATCGTGATGCACTCAATCGGATGTGGGAGCAGGGAAAAGCACCCTGGAATGTTTAA